In Pseudomonas sp. PDM14, a genomic segment contains:
- a CDS encoding M48 family metallopeptidase gives MIPLKYLQAYPPHLQEQVREMIAGERLGEYLEKRYPNRHQIQSDKALYAYTVALKQEHLRNAPNIDKVLFDNRLDLTHRALGLHTAVSRVQGGKLKAKKEIRVAALFREAAPEFLQMIVVHELAHLKESDHNKAFYQLCRHMLPDYHQLEFDLRVYLTWRELPTP, from the coding sequence ATGATCCCGCTCAAATACCTCCAGGCCTACCCGCCGCACCTGCAGGAGCAGGTCCGCGAGATGATCGCCGGCGAGCGCCTGGGCGAGTACCTGGAAAAGCGCTACCCGAATCGCCACCAGATCCAGAGCGACAAGGCGCTGTACGCCTACACCGTGGCGCTCAAGCAGGAGCACCTGCGCAACGCGCCGAACATCGACAAGGTGCTGTTCGACAACCGCCTCGACCTCACCCACCGCGCGCTCGGCCTGCACACGGCGGTGTCGCGGGTGCAGGGCGGCAAGCTCAAGGCGAAGAAGGAAATCCGCGTGGCCGCGCTGTTTCGCGAGGCAGCGCCGGAATTCCTGCAGATGATCGTGGTGCACGAGCTGGCGCACCTGAAGGAATCCGACCATAACAAGGCGTTCTACCAGCTGTGCCGGCACATGTTGCCGGACTACCACCAGCTGGAGTTCGACCTGCGCGTGTACCTGACCTGGCGCGAGCTGCCTACACCCTAG
- a CDS encoding methyl-accepting chemotaxis protein, protein MIADVTQASAQIADELAQLQQQSRQTNEVLTRHASETDQAVTAITEMSSTADTVAQSATETASFTRDANENAERSKVVVAEASASVLALVDEVESATARVQDMQQDAQRINDVLGVIGEIAGQTNLLALNAAIEAARAGEQGRGFAVVADEVRALAGRTQQSTSEINEMLNRLQQGVSSAVQAMEKTKSSCQATADKTARVNVGLDDMATSVGRIHDLSAQIATAAEEQSAVTEEINQNMVAIRHMVDDLVVGGQQADRSTDALLASNRRLVELVNRFKVR, encoded by the coding sequence ATGATCGCCGATGTCACCCAGGCCTCGGCACAGATCGCCGATGAGCTGGCGCAGCTGCAGCAACAATCGCGGCAGACCAACGAGGTACTGACCCGCCACGCCTCGGAAACCGATCAGGCCGTCACCGCGATCACCGAGATGAGTTCCACCGCCGACACCGTGGCGCAGAGCGCGACGGAGACCGCCAGCTTCACCCGTGACGCCAACGAGAACGCCGAGCGCTCCAAGGTGGTCGTCGCCGAGGCATCGGCCAGCGTGCTGGCGCTGGTCGACGAAGTTGAAAGCGCCACCGCGCGGGTGCAGGACATGCAGCAGGATGCCCAGCGTATCAACGACGTGCTCGGGGTGATCGGCGAGATCGCCGGGCAGACCAACCTGCTGGCGCTCAACGCGGCCATCGAGGCGGCACGTGCTGGTGAGCAGGGCCGCGGCTTTGCCGTGGTCGCCGACGAGGTGCGCGCGCTGGCCGGGCGCACCCAGCAGAGCACCTCGGAGATCAACGAAATGCTCAATCGCCTGCAGCAGGGCGTGAGCTCGGCGGTGCAGGCGATGGAGAAGACCAAGAGCAGCTGCCAGGCGACCGCCGACAAGACCGCGCGGGTCAACGTCGGCCTCGATGACATGGCCACCTCGGTCGGGCGCATCCACGACCTCAGCGCGCAGATCGCCACGGCTGCCGAGGAGCAGAGCGCGGTGACCGAGGAGATCAACCAGAACATGGTCGCCATCCGCCACATGGTCGACGACCTGGTGGTCGGCGGGCAGCAGGCGGACCGCAGCACCGATGCGTTGCTGGCCTCCAACCGTCGCCTGGTCGAACTGGTGAACCGTTTCAAGGTGCGTTGA
- the fba gene encoding class II fructose-bisphosphate aldolase (catalyzes the reversible aldol condensation of dihydroxyacetonephosphate and glyceraldehyde 3-phosphate in the Calvin cycle, glycolysis, and/or gluconeogenesis): MALISMRQMLDHAAEFGYGVPAFNVNNLEQMRAIMEAADKTDSPVIVQASAGARKYAGAPFLRHLILAAIEEFPHIPVCMHQDHGTSPDVCQRSIQLGFSSVMMDGSLKEDGKTPADYEYNVRVTQQTVAFAHACGVSVEGELGCLGSLETGMAGEEDGVGAEGVLDHSQLLTDPEEAADFVKRTQVDALAIAIGTSHGAYKFTKPPTGDVLSIERIKEIHKRIPNTHLVMHGSSSVPQEWLKVINEFGGDIKETYGVPVEEIVEGIKHGVRKVNIDTDLRLASTGAIRRMMAEQPSEFDPRKFFAKTIVAMRDICIARYEAFGTAGNASKIKPVSLEGMYLRYAKGELAAKVN; this comes from the coding sequence ATGGCACTCATCAGCATGCGCCAGATGCTCGACCACGCCGCCGAATTCGGCTACGGCGTGCCGGCCTTCAACGTCAACAACCTCGAGCAGATGCGCGCGATCATGGAAGCGGCTGATAAAACCGACTCCCCGGTGATCGTCCAGGCTTCGGCCGGTGCCCGCAAATACGCCGGCGCGCCGTTCCTGCGCCACCTGATCCTGGCCGCCATCGAAGAATTCCCGCACATCCCGGTGTGCATGCACCAGGACCACGGCACCAGCCCTGACGTGTGCCAGCGCTCGATCCAGCTGGGCTTCAGCTCGGTGATGATGGACGGCTCGCTGAAGGAAGACGGCAAGACCCCGGCCGACTACGAATACAACGTCCGCGTGACCCAGCAGACCGTGGCATTCGCCCACGCCTGCGGCGTGTCCGTGGAAGGCGAGCTGGGCTGCCTGGGTAGCCTGGAAACCGGCATGGCCGGTGAAGAAGACGGCGTTGGCGCCGAAGGCGTGCTGGATCACAGCCAACTGCTGACCGATCCGGAAGAGGCTGCCGACTTCGTCAAGCGCACCCAGGTCGATGCCCTGGCCATCGCCATCGGCACCAGCCACGGCGCCTACAAGTTCACCAAGCCGCCAACCGGCGACGTGCTCTCCATCGAGCGCATCAAGGAAATCCACAAGCGCATCCCCAACACCCACCTGGTGATGCACGGCTCCTCCTCGGTGCCGCAAGAGTGGCTGAAGGTGATCAACGAGTTCGGCGGCGACATCAAGGAAACCTACGGCGTGCCGGTCGAAGAGATCGTCGAAGGCATCAAGCACGGCGTGCGCAAAGTGAACATCGACACTGACCTGCGCCTGGCTTCCACCGGCGCGATCCGCCGCATGATGGCCGAGCAGCCTAGTGAGTTCGACCCGCGCAAGTTCTTCGCCAAGACCATCGTGGCCATGCGTGACATCTGCATCGCCCGCTACGAAGCCTTCGGCACCGCCGGCAACGCCTCGAAGATCAAACCGGTCTCCCTCGAAGGCATGTACCTGCGCTACGCCAAGGGCGAGCTGGCCGCCAAGGTCAACTAA
- a CDS encoding MliC family protein, whose amino-acid sequence MHYRMTAALTALIGVVALAGCAADPAPSDDWTRWVCDSQAEVLWRFADGSREVVDLRLGGDDIVHRLTLEPAGSGALYSDGLLAFHTKGEEGLVYRVADDDLIGRGCKAE is encoded by the coding sequence ATGCACTACCGGATGACAGCGGCGCTCACCGCGCTGATCGGCGTTGTGGCGCTGGCCGGCTGTGCGGCCGACCCGGCGCCGAGCGACGACTGGACACGTTGGGTCTGCGACAGCCAGGCCGAAGTGCTGTGGCGTTTCGCCGACGGCAGCCGCGAGGTGGTCGACCTGCGTTTGGGGGGTGACGATATCGTCCACCGCCTGACGCTCGAGCCCGCCGGCTCTGGCGCGTTGTACAGCGACGGTCTGCTGGCCTTCCACACCAAGGGTGAGGAGGGGCTGGTGTACCGCGTGGCGGACGATGATCTGATCGGCCGTGGATGCAAGGCCGAGTAA
- a CDS encoding phosphoglycerate kinase: MTVLKMTDLDLKGKRVLIREDLNVPVKDGVVKSDARILASLPTIKLALEKGAAVMVCSHLGRPTEGEFSAENSLKPVAEYLSKALGREVPLVAEYLGGVEVAAGDIVLFENVRFNKGEKKNADELAQQYAALCDVFVMDAFGTAHRAEGSTHGVAKFAKVAAAGPLLAAELEALGKALGNPAKPMAAIVAGSKVSTKLDVLNSLSQVCDQLIVGGGIANTFLAAAGFPVGKSLYEADLIDTAKAIAAKVSVPLPVDVVVAKAFAEDAEATVKLVADVAEDDMILDIGPQTAAQFAELLKSSKTILWNGPVGVFEFDQFGNGTKVLAQAIAESPAFSIAGGGDTLAAIDKYGVGEQISYISTGGGAFLEFVEGKVLPAVDVLEQRAK; the protein is encoded by the coding sequence ATGACCGTGTTGAAGATGACCGACCTCGACCTCAAGGGTAAGCGCGTACTGATCCGCGAAGACCTCAACGTCCCGGTGAAGGACGGCGTGGTGAAGAGTGATGCGCGTATCCTGGCGTCCCTGCCGACCATCAAGCTGGCATTGGAGAAAGGCGCGGCGGTCATGGTCTGCTCGCACCTGGGGCGTCCGACCGAGGGTGAATTCAGCGCCGAGAACAGCCTCAAACCGGTGGCCGAGTACCTGAGCAAGGCCCTGGGCCGTGAAGTGCCGCTGGTGGCCGAGTACCTCGGCGGCGTCGAGGTCGCGGCGGGCGACATCGTGTTGTTCGAGAACGTGCGCTTCAACAAGGGCGAGAAGAAGAATGCCGACGAGCTGGCCCAGCAATACGCCGCCCTGTGCGACGTGTTCGTGATGGACGCCTTCGGCACCGCTCACCGCGCTGAGGGCTCGACCCACGGCGTGGCCAAGTTCGCCAAGGTCGCTGCGGCCGGTCCGCTGCTGGCGGCCGAGCTGGAGGCCCTGGGCAAGGCCCTGGGTAACCCGGCCAAGCCGATGGCCGCGATCGTCGCCGGCTCCAAGGTGTCGACCAAGCTCGACGTGCTGAACAGCCTGAGCCAGGTCTGCGACCAGCTGATCGTCGGCGGCGGCATTGCCAACACCTTCCTCGCTGCCGCCGGTTTCCCGGTCGGCAAGTCGCTGTACGAAGCCGACCTGATCGACACCGCCAAGGCCATCGCGGCCAAGGTCAGCGTGCCGCTGCCGGTCGACGTGGTGGTGGCCAAGGCCTTCGCCGAAGACGCCGAAGCCACCGTCAAGCTGGTAGCCGATGTGGCTGAAGACGACATGATCCTCGACATCGGCCCGCAAACCGCGGCGCAGTTCGCCGAGCTGCTCAAGTCGTCGAAAACCATCCTGTGGAACGGCCCGGTCGGCGTGTTCGAATTCGACCAGTTCGGCAACGGCACGAAGGTTCTGGCCCAGGCCATCGCCGAAAGCCCGGCGTTCTCCATCGCCGGCGGTGGTGACACCCTGGCCGCCATCGACAAATACGGCGTCGGTGAGCAGATCAGCTATATCTCCACCGGTGGCGGTGCGTTCCTCGAGTTCGTCGAGGGCAAGGTCCTGCCGGCCGTGGACGTGCTGGAGCAGCGCGCCAAGTAA
- the epd gene encoding erythrose-4-phosphate dehydrogenase: MAHRPYKVALNGYGRIGRCVLRALHERGAAAGFEIVALNDLADQASIEYLTRFDSTHGRFPGEVSVDGDCLHINGDCVKVLRQREPEGIDWAALDIDLVLECSGQYTSRGDAERFLAAGAPRVLFSQPMASEADIDATIVYGVNQQQLSGREKLVSNASCTTNCGVPLLKLLNEAVGLEYASITTIHSAMNDQPVIDAYHHEDLRRTRSAFQSVIPVSTGLARGIERLLPELAGRIQAKAIRVPTVNVSCLDITLQTARDTSAEEINRVLREAASAGPLKGLLAYTELPHASCDFNHDAHSAIVDGSQTRVSGPRLVNLLAWFDNEWGFANRMLDVAQHFLDVSAVSNQSSL, encoded by the coding sequence ATGGCCCATCGCCCCTACAAAGTTGCCCTCAACGGCTACGGCCGCATCGGCCGATGCGTGCTCCGCGCGCTGCACGAGCGTGGCGCGGCGGCGGGCTTCGAGATCGTGGCGCTGAACGATCTCGCCGATCAGGCCAGCATCGAGTACCTGACCCGCTTCGACTCGACCCACGGGCGCTTTCCCGGCGAGGTCAGCGTCGACGGCGACTGCCTGCACATCAATGGCGACTGCGTGAAGGTACTGCGCCAGCGCGAGCCGGAAGGTATCGACTGGGCCGCGCTGGACATCGACCTGGTGCTCGAGTGTTCCGGCCAGTACACCAGTCGCGGTGATGCCGAGCGCTTTCTCGCTGCCGGTGCACCGCGCGTGCTGTTCTCGCAGCCGATGGCCAGCGAGGCGGACATCGACGCCACCATCGTCTACGGGGTCAACCAGCAGCAGCTGAGCGGCCGCGAGAAGCTGGTGTCGAACGCCTCCTGCACCACCAACTGCGGGGTGCCGCTGCTCAAGCTGCTCAACGAAGCGGTGGGCCTGGAATACGCTTCGATCACCACGATCCACTCGGCGATGAACGACCAACCGGTGATCGACGCCTACCACCATGAAGACCTGCGCCGCACGCGCTCGGCCTTCCAGTCGGTGATTCCGGTGTCCACCGGTCTGGCGCGCGGCATCGAGCGCCTGCTTCCGGAACTTGCCGGGCGCATTCAGGCCAAAGCCATTCGTGTGCCGACGGTGAACGTGTCGTGCCTGGACATCACCCTGCAGACCGCGCGCGATACCTCGGCCGAGGAAATCAACCGCGTGCTGCGCGAGGCGGCCAGCGCCGGCCCGCTCAAGGGCTTGCTGGCCTACACCGAGCTGCCGCACGCCAGCTGCGACTTCAACCACGACGCGCATTCGGCGATCGTCGATGGCAGCCAGACTCGCGTGTCCGGCCCGAGGCTGGTCAATTTGCTCGCCTGGTTCGACAATGAGTGGGGTTTTGCCAACCGTATGCTCGACGTTGCCCAACATTTCCTCGACGTTTCTGCTGTTTCCAACCAATCAAGCTTGTGA
- the tkt gene encoding transketolase, with amino-acid sequence MPSRRERANAIRALSMDAVQKANSGHPGAPMGMADIAEVLWRDYLKHNPANPKFADRDRFVLSNGHGSMLIYSLLHLTGYDLSIDDLKNFRQLHSKTPGHPEFGYAPGVETTTGPLGQGIANAVGFALAEKVMAAQFNRDGHKVVDHFTYAFLGDGCMMEGISHEVCSLAGTLGLGKLIAFYDDNGISIDGEVHGWFTDDTPKRFESYGWQVIRNVDGHDADEIKTAIDTARKSEQPTLICCKTIIGFGSPNKQGKEESHGAALGHDEIALTRAALNWNHAPFDIPADIYAEWDAKEAGLAAEADWDQRFAAYSAAYPELANEFVRRMAGELPADFSAKASEFIRAVAEKGETIASRKASQNCLNAFGPLLPELFGGSADLAGSNLTLWKGCKGVTAEDASGNYMYYGVREFGMSAIMNGVALHGGLVPYGATFLMFMEYARNAVRMSALMKQRVLYVFTHDSIGLGEDGPTHQPVEQLTSLRTTPNLDTWRPADTVEAAVAWKHAIERKDGPSALIFSRQNLPHNLRDHETEAAIARGGYVLKDCAGEPELILISTGSEVGLAIQAADKLAEQGRKVRVVSMPSTNVFDQQDAGYKQAVLPLQVTARIAIEAAHADFWYKYVGLEGRVIGMETYGESAPAGALFEHFGFTVENVLDTAAELLDA; translated from the coding sequence ATGCCCAGCCGTCGTGAGCGTGCCAATGCCATTCGTGCCCTGAGCATGGATGCCGTGCAGAAAGCCAACAGCGGCCACCCCGGTGCCCCGATGGGCATGGCGGACATCGCCGAAGTGCTGTGGCGCGACTACCTCAAGCACAACCCGGCCAACCCCAAGTTCGCCGACCGCGACCGTTTCGTGCTGTCCAACGGCCACGGTTCGATGCTGATCTATTCGCTGCTGCACCTGACCGGCTACGACCTGTCCATCGACGACCTGAAGAACTTCCGTCAGCTGCACAGCAAGACCCCGGGGCACCCGGAGTTCGGCTACGCACCGGGCGTCGAGACCACCACCGGGCCGCTCGGCCAGGGCATCGCCAACGCCGTGGGTTTCGCCCTGGCGGAAAAGGTCATGGCCGCGCAGTTCAACCGTGACGGGCACAAGGTCGTCGATCACTTCACCTACGCCTTCCTCGGCGATGGCTGCATGATGGAAGGCATCAGCCACGAAGTCTGCTCGCTGGCCGGCACCCTGGGCCTGGGCAAGCTGATCGCCTTCTACGACGACAACGGCATTTCCATCGACGGCGAAGTCCACGGCTGGTTCACCGACGACACGCCGAAGCGCTTCGAGTCCTACGGCTGGCAGGTGATCCGCAACGTCGACGGCCATGACGCCGACGAGATCAAGACCGCCATCGACACCGCGCGCAAGAGCGAGCAGCCGACCCTGATCTGCTGCAAGACCATCATCGGCTTCGGCTCGCCGAACAAGCAGGGCAAGGAAGAGTCCCACGGCGCCGCCCTCGGCCATGACGAAATCGCCCTGACCCGCGCGGCCCTGAACTGGAACCACGCGCCGTTCGACATCCCGGCCGACATCTATGCCGAGTGGGACGCCAAGGAAGCTGGCCTGGCTGCCGAAGCTGACTGGGACCAGCGTTTCGCCGCCTACTCCGCCGCTTACCCGGAGCTGGCCAACGAGTTCGTCCGCCGCATGGCGGGTGAGCTGCCGGCCGACTTCTCCGCCAAGGCCAGCGAGTTCATCCGTGCCGTGGCCGAGAAGGGCGAGACCATCGCCAGCCGCAAGGCCAGCCAGAACTGCCTGAACGCCTTCGGTCCGCTGCTGCCGGAGCTGTTCGGCGGTTCCGCCGACCTCGCCGGTTCCAACCTGACCCTGTGGAAGGGCTGCAAGGGCGTGACCGCCGAGGACGCCTCGGGCAACTACATGTACTACGGCGTGCGCGAGTTCGGTATGAGCGCGATCATGAACGGCGTGGCTCTGCACGGTGGCCTGGTGCCGTACGGCGCGACCTTCCTGATGTTCATGGAATACGCGCGCAATGCGGTGCGCATGTCGGCGCTGATGAAGCAGCGCGTGCTCTACGTGTTCACCCACGACTCCATCGGCCTCGGTGAAGACGGCCCGACCCACCAGCCGGTCGAGCAACTGACCAGCCTGCGCACCACACCGAACCTGGACACCTGGCGCCCGGCCGATACCGTCGAAGCCGCCGTGGCCTGGAAGCACGCCATCGAGCGCAAGGACGGCCCGAGCGCGCTGATCTTCTCCCGCCAGAACCTGCCGCATAACCTGCGCGACCACGAAACCGAAGCGGCCATCGCCCGTGGCGGCTACGTGCTCAAGGACTGCGCCGGCGAGCCCGAGCTGATCCTGATCTCCACCGGTTCCGAAGTCGGCCTGGCCATCCAGGCCGCCGACAAGCTGGCCGAGCAAGGCCGCAAGGTGCGCGTGGTGTCGATGCCGTCGACCAACGTGTTCGACCAGCAGGATGCCGGCTACAAGCAGGCGGTGCTGCCGCTGCAGGTCACCGCGCGGATCGCCATCGAGGCCGCCCACGCCGACTTCTGGTACAAGTACGTCGGTCTCGAAGGCCGTGTCATCGGCATGGAAACCTACGGTGAATCGGCGCCGGCCGGCGCGCTGTTCGAACACTTCGGCTTCACCGTCGAGAACGTTCTGGACACTGCCGCAGAGCTGCTGGACGCGTAA
- a CDS encoding ArsR/SmtB family transcription factor: MNMRVPQLRFEPVDELAALCKAGGDPLRLNVLRALANDSFGVLELAQIFAIGQSGMSHHLKVLAQAGLVATRREGNAIFYRRALPHSELLGGALHGALLLEVEALQLPDDVQQRIATVHAQRAAASRDFFARTADKFQAQQDLIAGLPQYRDSVLALLDALNFAPGSSALEVGPGDGGFLPELARRFQHVTALDNSTAMLELARMRCEQDGLGNVELLLADALNDDIGAADCVVVNMVLHHFAAPAEALKQLARLVQPRGSLLVTELCSHDQSWARTACGDLWLGFDQEDLARWADAAGLTPGESLYVGLKNGFQIQVRHFAKPDAKQNQE; this comes from the coding sequence ATGAATATGCGCGTGCCCCAGCTCCGTTTCGAGCCTGTCGATGAACTGGCCGCCCTATGCAAGGCCGGCGGCGATCCGCTGCGCCTGAACGTGCTGCGCGCGCTGGCCAACGACTCGTTCGGCGTGCTGGAACTGGCGCAGATCTTCGCCATCGGCCAGTCGGGCATGAGCCACCACCTCAAGGTGCTGGCCCAGGCCGGCCTGGTCGCCACCCGCCGCGAAGGCAACGCAATTTTTTACCGCCGCGCTCTGCCGCATAGCGAGCTGCTCGGCGGCGCCCTGCACGGGGCGCTGTTGCTGGAGGTCGAGGCGCTGCAGCTGCCGGACGACGTGCAGCAGCGCATCGCCACCGTGCACGCGCAGCGCGCCGCCGCCAGCCGTGACTTTTTCGCCCGTACGGCGGACAAATTCCAGGCCCAGCAGGACCTGATCGCCGGCCTGCCACAATACCGCGACAGCGTGCTGGCCCTGCTCGATGCGCTGAATTTCGCCCCGGGCAGCTCAGCACTGGAAGTCGGCCCCGGCGATGGCGGTTTCCTGCCCGAGCTGGCGCGCCGTTTCCAGCATGTCACCGCGCTGGACAACAGCACGGCAATGCTCGAACTGGCGCGCATGCGTTGCGAGCAGGATGGCCTGGGCAACGTCGAGCTGCTGCTCGCCGATGCCCTGAATGACGATATCGGCGCTGCCGACTGCGTGGTGGTGAACATGGTCCTGCACCATTTCGCTGCCCCGGCTGAAGCGCTGAAACAGCTGGCCCGCCTGGTGCAACCGCGCGGCAGCCTGCTGGTCACCGAGTTGTGCAGCCATGACCAGAGTTGGGCCAGGACGGCCTGCGGCGATCTCTGGCTCGGCTTCGATCAGGAAGATCTGGCCCGCTGGGCCGATGCCGCGGGGCTCACGCCCGGCGAGAGCCTCTATGTGGGCCTCAAGAACGGCTTTCAGATTCAGGTACGGCACTTCGCCAAGCCGGATGCGAAGCAAAACCAGGAATGA
- the metK gene encoding methionine adenosyltransferase, with product MSEYSLFTSESVSEGHPDKIADQISDAVLDAIITQDKHARVAVETLVKTGVAIVAGEVTTSAWVDLEQIVRDVICDIGYTSSDVGFDGATCGVMNIIGKQSPDINQGVDRAKPEDQGAGDQGLMFGYASNETDVLMPAPIRFSHALVERQAEARKSGLLTWLRPDAKSQVTCQYENGKVVGIDAVVLSTQHNPEVSLADLREGVMELIIKHALPAELLHKDTQFHINPTGNFVIGGPVGDCGLTGRKIIVDSYGGMARHGGGAFSGKDPSKVDRSAAYAGRYVAKNIVAAGLADRCEIQVSYAIGVAQPTSISINTFGTHKIAEDKIIKLVREVFDLRPYAITKMLDLLHPMYQETAAYGHFGRTPQQKTVGNDTFSTFTWEKTDKVADLRAAAGL from the coding sequence ATGAGCGAATACTCCCTGTTTACCTCCGAGTCCGTGTCCGAAGGCCATCCGGACAAGATCGCCGACCAGATTTCCGATGCCGTCCTCGACGCCATCATCACCCAGGACAAACACGCCCGCGTGGCCGTGGAAACCCTGGTCAAGACCGGAGTCGCCATCGTCGCCGGTGAGGTCACCACCAGCGCCTGGGTCGACCTCGAGCAGATCGTTCGCGACGTGATCTGCGACATCGGCTACACCAGTTCCGACGTCGGCTTCGACGGCGCCACCTGCGGCGTGATGAACATCATTGGCAAGCAGTCCCCCGACATCAACCAGGGTGTCGACCGCGCCAAGCCGGAAGACCAGGGTGCCGGCGACCAGGGCCTGATGTTCGGCTACGCCAGCAACGAGACCGACGTGCTGATGCCGGCGCCGATCCGCTTCTCTCACGCCCTGGTCGAGCGCCAGGCCGAGGCACGCAAGTCCGGTCTGCTGACCTGGCTGCGCCCGGACGCCAAGTCCCAGGTCACCTGCCAGTACGAGAACGGCAAAGTGGTTGGCATCGACGCCGTGGTGCTGTCCACCCAGCACAACCCGGAAGTGTCGCTGGCCGACCTGCGTGAAGGCGTGATGGAACTGATCATCAAGCACGCCCTGCCAGCCGAGCTGCTGCACAAGGACACCCAGTTCCACATCAACCCGACCGGCAACTTCGTCATCGGCGGCCCGGTGGGCGACTGCGGCCTGACCGGCCGCAAAATCATCGTCGACAGCTACGGCGGCATGGCCCGTCACGGTGGCGGCGCCTTCTCCGGCAAGGACCCATCCAAGGTCGACCGTTCGGCTGCCTACGCTGGCCGTTACGTGGCCAAGAACATCGTGGCCGCCGGCCTGGCCGACCGCTGCGAAATCCAGGTGTCCTACGCCATCGGCGTGGCCCAGCCGACCTCCATCTCGATCAACACCTTCGGCACCCACAAGATCGCCGAAGACAAGATCATCAAGCTGGTGCGCGAGGTGTTCGACCTGCGTCCGTACGCCATCACCAAGATGCTCGACCTGCTGCACCCGATGTACCAGGAAACCGCCGCCTACGGTCACTTCGGCCGCACGCCGCAGCAGAAGACCGTCGGCAACGACACCTTCAGCACCTTCACCTGGGAGAAGACCGACAAGGTCGCCGACCTGCGCGCCGCCGCCGGCCTGTAA